One window of Candidatus Limnocylindria bacterium genomic DNA carries:
- the fusA gene encoding elongation factor G → MNVKREYPLERYRNIGIIAHIDAGKTTVTERVLFYTKKIYKIGEVHDGAATMDWMPQEQERGITITAAATTCFWKDHRVNIIDTPGHVDFTVEVERSLRVLDGAVVVFDGVAGVEPQSETVWRQADKYKVPRICFVNKQDRLGADFKRCVAMIVDRLGANPAVIQLPIGSEDKFRGVIDLIEMKAMLWPQDTPADPIVEEIPADMLEEAKAAHEAMVEKVVETDDKLLHRYLEEHHITPEELRTALRAATIANKLVPVLCGAALRNKGVQPMLDAIVDYLPSPLDVPPMEGVDPKTGEPMIRAPRDEEAFSALAFKIMSDPFVGKLAFFRVYSGVLEAGDTIYNPTKDRRERIGRIILMHANNREDVEFVATGDIAAAVGLKQTFTGDTLCDPDKPIVLETIKFPEPVIQIAVEPKTKADEEKMSLALARLAEEDPTFRVHTDPESAQTLISGMGELHLEVIVDRMRREFKVAANVGRPQVAYREAITKPVKAEGRYVRQSGGKGQWGHVIAEFEPLNRGAGFEFDWKVKGQGLSKEWSKAIQAGIKEAMENGVIAGYPVVDLKVTVIDGSQHEVDSNEMAFKIAGSMALKDAVQRGNPVIVEPIMKVEVVVPQEYMGDIIGDLNSRRGHVAGMTERGNASVITAYVPLATMFEYTTSLRSATQGRGTSSMEFDHYEILPQNLADAITKAK, encoded by the coding sequence GTGAACGTCAAGCGCGAATACCCGCTGGAGCGCTATCGCAACATCGGGATCATCGCGCATATCGACGCGGGCAAGACGACCGTCACCGAGCGCGTGCTGTTCTACACCAAGAAGATCTACAAGATCGGCGAGGTCCACGACGGCGCCGCGACCATGGACTGGATGCCGCAGGAGCAGGAGCGTGGCATCACGATCACCGCGGCCGCCACGACATGTTTCTGGAAAGATCATCGCGTCAACATCATTGACACGCCCGGGCACGTGGACTTCACCGTTGAGGTGGAGCGCTCGCTGCGCGTCCTCGACGGGGCGGTCGTCGTGTTCGACGGTGTCGCCGGAGTCGAGCCCCAGTCCGAGACCGTGTGGCGCCAGGCCGACAAGTACAAGGTCCCGCGCATCTGCTTCGTGAACAAGCAGGATCGGCTGGGCGCGGACTTCAAGCGCTGCGTCGCCATGATCGTCGACCGCCTTGGCGCGAACCCGGCCGTGATCCAGCTGCCGATCGGCAGCGAGGACAAGTTCCGCGGCGTCATCGACCTCATCGAGATGAAGGCGATGCTCTGGCCGCAGGACACACCGGCCGATCCGATCGTCGAAGAGATCCCGGCCGACATGCTCGAGGAAGCGAAGGCGGCACACGAGGCGATGGTGGAGAAGGTCGTCGAGACCGACGACAAGCTGCTGCACCGCTACCTCGAGGAGCACCACATCACGCCCGAGGAGCTCCGCACCGCGCTGCGCGCGGCCACGATCGCGAACAAGCTGGTGCCGGTGCTCTGCGGCGCCGCGCTGCGGAACAAGGGCGTGCAGCCGATGCTTGACGCGATCGTCGACTACCTGCCGTCACCGCTGGACGTCCCGCCGATGGAGGGTGTCGACCCGAAGACCGGCGAGCCGATGATCCGCGCGCCGCGCGATGAAGAAGCGTTCAGCGCGCTCGCGTTCAAGATCATGAGCGACCCGTTCGTCGGGAAGCTCGCCTTCTTCCGTGTCTACTCGGGCGTGCTCGAGGCGGGCGACACCATTTACAACCCGACCAAGGACCGGCGGGAACGCATCGGACGGATCATCCTGATGCACGCGAACAACCGCGAGGACGTGGAGTTCGTGGCGACCGGAGACATCGCCGCCGCCGTCGGCCTCAAGCAGACCTTCACCGGCGACACCCTCTGCGACCCGGACAAGCCGATCGTGCTCGAGACGATCAAGTTCCCCGAGCCGGTCATCCAGATCGCCGTCGAGCCCAAGACGAAGGCCGACGAGGAGAAGATGTCGCTCGCGCTCGCGCGCCTGGCGGAGGAGGACCCGACCTTCCGCGTGCATACCGACCCCGAGTCGGCTCAGACGCTCATCTCCGGGATGGGGGAGCTGCACCTCGAGGTCATCGTCGACCGCATGCGGCGCGAGTTCAAAGTCGCCGCCAACGTGGGTCGGCCGCAGGTCGCCTACCGCGAGGCGATCACCAAGCCGGTGAAGGCCGAGGGCCGCTACGTCCGGCAGTCCGGTGGCAAGGGCCAGTGGGGCCATGTCATCGCCGAGTTCGAGCCGCTGAACCGTGGCGCAGGCTTCGAGTTCGACTGGAAGGTCAAGGGCCAGGGCCTGAGCAAGGAGTGGTCGAAGGCGATCCAGGCGGGCATCAAGGAAGCGATGGAGAACGGCGTCATCGCCGGTTACCCCGTCGTCGACCTCAAGGTCACCGTGATCGACGGCTCGCAGCACGAGGTCGACTCCAACGAGATGGCCTTCAAGATCGCCGGCTCGATGGCCCTGAAGGACGCCGTCCAGCGGGGCAACCCGGTCATCGTCGAGCCGATCATGAAGGTCGAGGTCGTCGTCCCGCAGGAGTACATGGGCGACATCATCGGCGACCTCAACAGCCGCCGCGGCCACGTCGCCGGTATGACCGAGCGCGGCAACGCGAGCGTCATCA
- the rpsG gene encoding 30S ribosomal protein S7, with protein MPRRARPQERKTIPDRKYGNVLLAQFNNNLMQRGKRTTAEGIIYGALTQAETTTRKPGIEVFELALKNAMPLIEVKPRRVGGATYQVPVEIRADRRTSLAMRWLIQAARKRPGKSMADRLAGELVDAMNNAGGAVRRKEETHKMAEANKAFSHYKW; from the coding sequence GTGCCACGACGAGCTCGCCCGCAGGAGCGCAAGACCATTCCCGACCGCAAGTACGGCAACGTGCTGCTCGCGCAGTTCAACAACAACCTCATGCAGCGCGGTAAGCGCACGACCGCCGAAGGGATCATCTACGGCGCCCTCACGCAGGCGGAGACGACGACCCGCAAACCGGGCATCGAGGTCTTCGAGCTCGCGCTGAAGAACGCGATGCCGCTCATCGAGGTCAAGCCGCGGCGCGTCGGTGGCGCGACCTACCAGGTCCCGGTCGAGATCCGCGCGGACCGTCGCACCTCGCTCGCGATGCGCTGGCTGATCCAGGCCGCGCGCAAGCGCCCGGGCAAGTCGATGGCCGATCGTCTCGCCGGCGAGCTGGTGGACGCGATGAACAACGCCGGCGGCGCCGTCCGTCGCAAAGAAGAGACGCACAAGATGGCCGAGGCCAACAAGGCCTTCTCTCATTACAAGTGGTAG